One Nicotiana sylvestris chromosome 12, ASM39365v2, whole genome shotgun sequence genomic window carries:
- the LOC104224256 gene encoding aldehyde oxidase GLOX translates to MTTPKLLFLFIFLIHFVTMSSRADLPGTWELLVADAGIASMHTAVTHFNTVVLLDRTDIGPSRKLLPPHRCRVDPNDPILKKDCYAHSVLLDLQTNSIRPLMILTDTWCSSGQFLPDGTLLHTGGDLDGFRKFRKFTPCEPSTSLCDWEELQDTQLSQGRWYATNQILPNGEIIIVGGRAANSVEFFPPRKEGAFEFPFLTQAEDNQHDNLYPYVHLLPNGHLFIFANNKAVMYDYNTNKVVKDYPILEGGPRNYPSAGSSAMLALTEDYSSATIVICGGAEFGAYLQRSSDTPAHGSCGRIEATGENPVWEMEDMPFARIMGDMVMLPTGDILIINGAQAGTQGFEMASNPCLNPVLYRPSEPLGLRFMTLTPGTVPRMYHSTANLLPDGRILLAGSNPHFFYKFATEFPTELRIEAFSPEYLAADKANIRPVLVESPEKVKYGEEFDVAVTVELPVVGIVEVNFASAPFSTHSFSQGQRLVKLRVTSAIPDVAGKYKIGCTAPPDGRVAPPGYYMVFAVNQGVPSVARWVQLVV, encoded by the coding sequence ATGACGACTCCGAAACTTCTATTCCTCTTCATCTTCCTTATCCACTTTGTTACTATGTCCTCACGTGCCGACCTCCCCGGCACGTGGGAACTTCTCGTCGCCGACGCCGGAATTGCATCCATGCACACCGCCGTCACTCATTTCAACACCGTCGTCCTCCTCGACCGCACCGACATCGGTCCTTCACGTAAACTCCTCCCTCCCCACCGCTGCCGCGTGGACCCCAACGACCCCATTTTGAAGAAAGACTGCTATGCTCACTCTGTTTTACTCGATTTACAAACAAACTCAATTCGTCCCCTCATGATCCTCACCGACACGTGGTGTTCCTCCGGCCAATTCCTCCCCGACGGCACACTTCTTCACACCGGCGGAGACCTCGACGGCTTCCGTAAATTCAGAAAATTCACACCTTGTGAACCTTCAACCTCTCTCTGCGATTGGGAAGAACTTCAAGATACTCAACTTTCACAAGGCAGATGGTATGCAACTAACCAAATACTTCCAAACGGTGAAATCATAATTGTCGGTGGCCGAGCTGCTAATAGTGTTGAATTTTTCCCACCTAGAAAAGAAGGAGCTTTTGAATTCCCTTTCTTAACTCAAGCTGAAGACAATCAACATGATAATCTTTATCCTTATGTTCATTTATTACCCAACGGACATCTCTTCATTTTCGCTAACAATAAAGCTGTAATGTACGATTATAATACAAATAAAGTGGTAAAAGATTATCCAATACTAGAGGGTGGACCAAGAAATTACCCATCAGCTGGGTCTTCAGCTATGTTAGCGTTAACAGAGGATTATTCCTCTGCTACAATTGTAATTTGCGGTGGAGCTGAATTCGGAGCGTATTTACAAAGGAGTAGTGATACACCTGCTCATGGGAGCTGTGGTAGAATTGAAGCAACTGGAGAAAACCCAGTTTGGGAAATGGAAGATATGCCTTTTGCTAGAATTATGGGTGATATGGTAATGTTACCAACTGGTGATATTCTTATTATAAATGGAGCTCAAGCTGGAACTCAAGGTTTTGAAATGGCATCAAATCCATGTTTGAATCCTGTTTTATATAGGCCAAGTGAACCTTTAGGTCTTCGTTTTATGACTTTGACACCGGGAACAGTCCCAAGAATGTATCATTCAACGGCAAATTTACTACCGGACGGTAGAATTTTGCTCGCCGGAAGTAACCCGCATTTTTTTTACAAGTTTGCTACTGAATTTCCGACGGAGTTACGGATTGAAGCGTTTTCTCCGGAGTATTTAGCGGCTGATAAAGCGAATATTCGACCGGTTTTGGTGGAGTCGCCGGAAAAGGTGAAGTACGGTGAGGAGTTTGATGTGGCGGTGACGGTGGAGTTGCCGGTGGTTGGGATAGTGGAGGTGAATTTTGCGAGTGCTCCGTTTTCTACACATTCGTTTTCGCAAGGGCAAAGGCTTGTGAAATTGAGAGTAACGAGTGCTATACCTGATGTTGCCGGAAAATATAAGATCGGATGTACGGCTCCGCCGGATGGGAGGGTGGCGCCGCCGGGGTATTACATGGTATTTGCGGTAAACCAAGGGGTGCCAAGTGTGGCACGTTGGGTCCAGCTTGTGGTTTGA